The proteins below come from a single Anaerobacillus alkaliphilus genomic window:
- a CDS encoding catalase: MDQSSRDNKKVDGNSKNEQLEAFRIQNTGNKMTTNEGLKVANTESTLKAGDRGPVLMQDFHFFQKQMHFDTERIPERVVHARGSAAHGVFQLYKSMKKYTIAGFLQNPGATTPVFARFSTVQGGKGSMDTARDIRGFAVKFYTEEGNYDILGLQFPVFQIFDTFKFVDSQHALKPQPHNHMPTASAAHDNFWDFVANNPETAHFVMWAMSDRAVPKSYRMMAGFAINTFRFVNEHGKSTFVRFHWKPVLGVHSFLNEESLMIGGLDPDYHRRDLWDAIEKGAYPEYELGVQLIDEKDEFKFDFDVLDPTKLWPEEIIPLEIVGKMTLNRNVDNFFAETEQVAFDVTNLLPGITFSDDPILQGRTFTYKITQQHRLGGSNYPDLPINRSICPFHNNQRDSFMRYRIDVDQVNYVRNSIADNTPSPTPPLEGGYFDYPDRVEGYKVRESSNSFKDFYSHARMFWNSMSTVEKQHIIEAFSFELAQVKSESVRQQVVDVFVNVDKEMARTIADNVGVNPPVGEHVPVTASSPAVSQANTPHYPHTLKVGVLIGNGFNGSEVRSALEALQQHGVFIELISEKLGYVTGDDGTKLKVDQIFVSTHNVLYDSLYVVGGRTDNQTVFDSNVSVFINGAYRHYKPIGVATTGQAYINPSEGNNLAGVLFATNTPNFGKDFVSAIAKRRFWDRQ, encoded by the coding sequence ATGGATCAGTCATCAAGAGATAACAAGAAAGTGGATGGAAATAGTAAAAATGAGCAGCTAGAAGCATTCCGGATCCAAAACACAGGTAATAAAATGACCACCAACGAGGGCTTAAAAGTTGCAAATACTGAATCAACCTTGAAAGCTGGAGATCGCGGTCCAGTACTTATGCAAGATTTTCATTTTTTTCAAAAACAGATGCATTTTGATACAGAACGCATCCCAGAGAGAGTAGTTCATGCCAGAGGCTCTGCGGCGCATGGGGTATTTCAGTTATATAAGTCGATGAAAAAGTATACTATAGCTGGTTTCTTGCAAAATCCTGGAGCAACAACGCCTGTATTCGCGCGTTTTTCAACGGTTCAAGGGGGAAAAGGATCGATGGATACTGCCCGCGATATCCGTGGTTTTGCCGTGAAGTTTTATACAGAAGAAGGAAATTACGATATATTAGGTTTACAATTTCCGGTATTTCAAATTTTTGATACCTTTAAATTTGTGGACTCGCAACATGCACTGAAACCTCAACCGCACAATCATATGCCGACGGCTTCGGCTGCGCATGATAACTTTTGGGATTTTGTTGCTAACAATCCAGAAACAGCTCATTTTGTGATGTGGGCCATGTCAGACCGAGCCGTTCCAAAGAGCTATCGAATGATGGCAGGTTTTGCGATTAATACCTTCCGTTTTGTTAATGAACACGGGAAATCAACGTTTGTAAGATTTCATTGGAAACCTGTTCTTGGGGTTCATTCATTCCTTAATGAAGAGTCGTTAATGATTGGAGGATTGGACCCTGATTACCACAGGCGAGATTTATGGGATGCGATTGAAAAAGGCGCTTATCCTGAATATGAGTTAGGTGTACAGCTAATCGACGAAAAGGATGAGTTTAAGTTTGACTTTGATGTGTTAGATCCGACGAAGCTGTGGCCGGAAGAGATCATCCCGTTAGAAATCGTTGGGAAAATGACATTAAATCGAAATGTCGATAATTTCTTTGCTGAAACTGAACAAGTAGCATTTGATGTGACAAACCTACTGCCTGGTATTACGTTTTCTGATGATCCAATCTTGCAAGGAAGAACATTCACCTATAAAATTACGCAACAACATCGGTTAGGTGGGTCCAATTATCCAGATTTACCGATTAACCGGTCAATTTGTCCATTCCACAATAACCAGCGGGATAGTTTTATGAGATATCGAATTGACGTTGATCAAGTCAACTATGTTCGAAATTCAATAGCTGATAATACACCTTCTCCTACACCACCGCTAGAAGGTGGGTATTTCGATTATCCAGATAGAGTAGAAGGCTATAAAGTAAGAGAGAGTAGCAATTCATTTAAAGATTTCTACTCTCATGCGAGAATGTTTTGGAATAGTATGTCAACTGTGGAGAAACAACATATTATTGAAGCGTTTAGCTTCGAACTTGCTCAGGTAAAAAGCGAGTCTGTTCGTCAGCAAGTGGTTGATGTTTTCGTCAATGTTGACAAGGAAATGGCGAGGACGATTGCTGATAATGTAGGAGTAAACCCTCCTGTTGGAGAGCATGTCCCAGTTACGGCTTCTTCACCTGCTGTTAGCCAAGCAAATACACCGCATTATCCACATACATTAAAAGTTGGGGTGTTAATTGGAAATGGATTTAATGGCTCTGAGGTAAGAAGTGCTCTTGAGGCTCTTCAGCAACATGGGGTTTTTATAGAGTTAATTAGCGAAAAACTCGGCTATGTCACAGGTGACGATGGTACAAAATTGAAAGTTGATCAAATATTTGTTAGCACTCATAATGTTCTTTACGACTCTCTGTACGTTGTTGGCGGACGAACTGACAATCAGACAGTGTTCGATAGTAACGTCAGCGTGTTTATAAATGGAGCATATAGGCACTATAAACCAATTGGTGTAGCAACAACAGGCCAAGCCTATATCAATCCATCAGAAGGTAATAACTTAGCTGGAGTATTATTCGCGACAAATACTCCTAACTTCGGTAAAGACTTTGTCTCTGCCATTGCCAAAAGACGTTTCTGGGATAGGCAATAA